A single region of the Drosophila miranda strain MSH22 chromosome 2, D.miranda_PacBio2.1, whole genome shotgun sequence genome encodes:
- the LOC108156653 gene encoding WD repeat-containing protein 3: MGLTKQYLAYRAIDSFNIITSGRANVNFAIVDKTEGRYVAAPAAENVIIWDLRMGDRKLTLRREKFEVTCLRVSPDHLHIAVGYTDGMVQIFDLSSERYYEAICTLALHKHAVSILRYDQQGMRLVSGGLDTELVVVDVVEQAGRARLSGHNAAITDAHFLQRVVDQSIVVSCSKDTQIKFWNLETQFCFKTIVDNRTEVWALAFIGDLMVAGASESGMNVYRLKKHDGAVTETLESAVEGLSIDDEDTISPISVSNCGIIQRAGKGRTVNLVTDYTERVLSCHGTNDLIENFYICTAEEVKQRLAKRLKKEKKAAGDDASDEAQLSKQQSLSDEIKRLESIRTKQKIKSIDVVLGQNKEMRVLVSLANNSLVLHSLEASPKTRKPADPSVKVLRSLTRLGHQSEVRSVCFSNDSLAVGSGAGESFKFWDRDAMQCLRTVPTDYILCSKFVPGDHYVLLGMKSGKLLIVDVGAADIVEEIPAHESELWSIAMLPDQKGCITGSGDQTLKIWTFELIDAAEGAGESKVLSLLHKNTLKLEETVLCVGVSPDMKYLAVGLLDATVKIFFLDTFKFYLSLYGHKLPVLCLDISYDSNLVVTGSADRNIKIWGLNFGDCHRSIFAHDDTVMSVQFIPKTHMIFSCGKDGKVKQWDGDSFEKIITLPGHIGEAYSLAVSPNGRFLVTCGSDRTLRMYERTDETIVLKDVQEEEREQMENEQLATGEDNSVPLLPSLKMASRKTVGSEKAAESILECLEISKQFELEAEEKPELHPLMQALQVKNPVDFLVNTFMRIRASDLEEALLLLPFSVVCELLERLPILLTQRPDQLELLCRVTIFLFKVHMKPISATKSMKPLLLKLLTMLKRDVGQLRDILGWNLHGLALLQTEVEQREGVQLFRDATQARRKRDKKRREASKRRLQIQMV, encoded by the exons ATGGGCTTAACTAAACAATATTTAGCGTATCGGGCTATAGACAGCTTTAATATAATCACATCGGGTCGCGCCAATGTGAACTTTGCCATCGTTGACAAAACCGAAGGGCGGTATGTGGCCGCACCTGCTGCCGAGAATGTCATCATCTGGGATTTGCG CATGGGCGATCGGAAGCTGACGCTGCGCCGGGAGAAGTTCGAGGTGACCTGCCTGCGTGTTTCGCCGGATCATCTACACATTGCCGTGGGCTATACCGATGGCATGGTCCAGATCTTTGATCTCAGCTCGGAGAGGTACTACGAGGCCATCTGCACGTTGGCCCTTCACAAGCATGCCGTGAGCATCCTGCGGTATGACCAGCAGGGAATGCGGTTGGTCAGTGGAGGCCTGGACACGGAGCTGGTGGTCGTGGATGTGGTGGAGCAGGCGGGTAGAGCGCGGCTGAGCGGACACAATGCTGCCATCACAGATGCTCACTTTCTGCAGCGCGTGGTGGACCAGAGCATTGTGGTGAGCTGCTCGAAGGACACACAGATCAAATTCTGGAACCTGGAGACTCAGTTCTGCTTCAAAACCATCGTGGACAATCGAACAGAAGTTTGGGCACTGGCCTTCATCGGCGACCTGATGGTGGCGGGAGCCAGCGAGAGTGGAATGAATGTGTATCGCTTGAAGAAACACGACGGCGCTGTTACCGAGACCCTGGAGTCGGCCGTCGAGGGCCTAAGCATAGATGATGAGGACACGATAAGTCCCATAAGCGTGAGCAATTGCGGCATAATTCAGCGCGCAGGCAAGGGCCGCACTGTCAACCTGGTCACCGATTACACTGAGCGCGTCTTGAGCTGCCACGGCACCAACGATCTGATAGAGAACTTTTACATATGCACTGCCGAGGAGGTAAAGCAGCGCCTGGCCAAGCGCctgaagaaggagaagaaggcCGCTGGCGATGATGCCAGCGACGAGGCGCAACTGTCGAAGCAGCAATCACTGAGCGATGAAATCAAGCGACTGGAGAGCATCCGAACCAAACAGAAAATCAAGTCCATCGATGTGGTCTTGGGCCAGAACAAGGAGATGCGTGTTCTGGTCAGTCTGGCCAACAATAGTCTTGTGTTGCACTCCCTGGAGGCTTCGCCCAAGACCCGCAAACCAGCCGATCCCAGTGTGAAAGTTCTGCGATCCCTCACGCGCCTGGGCCACCAGTCCGAGGTGCGCTCCGTGTGCTTCAGCAATGACTCCCTGGCGGTTGGCTCCGGTGCTGGGGAATCGTTCAAGTTCTGGGACCGCGATGCCATGCAGTGTCTCCGCACAGTTCCCACAGACTATATTCTGTGCTCAAAGTTCGTGCCCGGCGATCACTATGTGCTTTTGGGCATGAAGAGCGGCAAGCTGCTCATTGTGGACGTGGGTGCAGCGGACATTGTGGAGGAGATTCCAGCCCACGAGAGCGAACTCTGGTCCATTGCTATGCTGCCGGATCAGAAGGGATGCATTACGGGCAGCGGTGATCAGACTCTCAAGATCTGGACCTTTGAGCTGATTGATGCTGCGGAGGGAGCGGGCGAGAGCAAGGTCCTGTCACTGCTGCACAAGAACACCCTGAAGCTGGAGGAGACTGTGCTCTGTGTGGGCGTCAGTCCGGACATGAAGTATCTGGCCGTCGGACTGCTGGATGCCACCGTCAAGATCTTCTTTCTGGACACCTTCAAGTTCTATCTGTCGCTGTACGGCCACAAGCTGCCCGTGCTCTGCCTCGACATCTCCTACGATTCGAATCTGGTCGTCACCGGGTCTGCTGATCGCAACATAAAGATCTGGGGACTGAACTTTGGCGACTGTCATCGCTCAATCTTCGCCCACGACGACACGGTAATGTCCGTGCAGTTCATACCCAAAACGCACATGATCTTCAGCTGCGGAAAGGACGGCAAGGTCAAGCAGTGGGACGGCGACTCCTTTGAAAAGATTATCACACTTCCCGGTCACATAGGCGAGGCCTATTCCCTGGCAGTGTCGCCCAATGGCCGATTCCTGGTCACCTGCGGCTCGGACCGCACTTTGCGAATGTACGAGCGGACGGACGAGACAATCGTGCTGAAGGACGTCCAGGAGGAGGAGCGCGAGCAGATGGAGAATGAGCAGCTTGCCACTGGAGAAGACAACAGCGTGCCCCTGCTGCCCAGCCTGAAGATGGCCTCGCGCAAGACAGTGGGCTCGGAGAAAGCGGCCGAGTCCATTCTAGAGTGCCTGGAGATATCGAAGCAGTTCGAGCTGGAGGCTGAGGAGAAACCGGAACTGCACCCTCTGATGCAAGCCCTGCAAGTCAAGAACCCCGTTGATTTTCTAGTCAACACGTTCATGCGGATACGTGCATCCGACCTGGAAGAGGCGCTTCTCCTTCTGCCCTTTTCCGTCGTATGCGAGCTGCTTGAGCGCCTGCCCATCCTGCTAACCCAGCGACCCGATCAACTGGAGCTGCTCTGTCGCGTCACCATATTCCTCTTCAAGGTTCACATGAAGCCCATTTCGGCGACCAAGAGCATGAAGCCGCTGCTGTTGAAACTTCTCACAATGCTGAAGCGGGATGTCGGCCAGCTCCGGGACATCCTCGGCTGGAATCTGCACGGCCTGGCACTGCTGCAGACGGAAGTGGAGCAGCGCGAGGGCGTACAGCTGTTCCGAGACGCGACCCAGGCTCGTCGCAAGCGCGATAAGAAGCGACGGGAGGCAAGCAAGCGACGACTCCAAATCCAAATGGTCTGA